In a genomic window of Balnearium lithotrophicum:
- the polA gene encoding DNA polymerase I yields MERVFLFDGSSLAYRAYYALKNKGFKTTKGFPTTAVYGFIRIFLKLLKDYKPEYLAVVFDAGKRTFRTKLMKSYKANRKPTPDEFKVQLPYIKRFLECLGVRVLEKEGYEADDIIGTLSKKFSKEGAQVVIVTPDKDMRQLIDENTVVVAISNKTGKSKTYDLKTFKEEYGIEPEQIPDVFGLSGDTIDNIPGVPGIGEKTALDLIRKFGSLENIYQNLDKLTPKRRELLEKFKEQAFLSRELARIKTDVPLDVTIKDLKLEKPNGDCLRELLSELEMRSVAVELKKLFPDLDFGKEIERGRELSEEELERYLSVGDLFTRPSVTVVPIDGKFLISTPKGFLKVDREKALEIVKKSGKIFTYNLKELYHSLGEEISKRDVEDLSLLYYLKNPLLKNYTPETLLKEFLESVDLSPIEDYIHYTFNLFEKLNSEVKKKGLSEIYKKMELPLSYVLYKMEKRGVLFDVSYLENLGGEIVDETESLKEKIYEEAGEVFNINSPKQLSYVLFEKLKLKPLKKTKSGYSTDVETLTTLALEGSRIAEYLLEYRKLTKLYGTFVKGILKHVGEDGRVHGKFLQTATATGRLSSVEPNLQNLPAFDEFSKKVRQAVTSSEGYTLVWADYSQIELRILAHLSGDEKLIEAFRTGRDIHTETARYLFGKEEIGEGERRIAKTVNFGIIYGMSPHGLSERLGIPIKEAEEYIENYFNQFPRVKEYIERTLKEAYEKGYVRTLFGRIRPLPELKDRSYQVRSFGERAAVNAIIQGTAADIMKLAMVELYRKLEEEDSYLILQVHDEVVIEVPEEKKDKVVQLVKETMENCINLSVPLTAKVESGKRWS; encoded by the coding sequence ATGGAGAGAGTCTTTCTGTTTGATGGGAGCAGTCTTGCATACAGGGCTTACTATGCCCTTAAAAATAAGGGATTTAAAACGACTAAGGGATTCCCTACAACGGCGGTTTACGGGTTCATAAGGATATTTTTAAAGCTCCTGAAAGACTACAAACCTGAGTATTTGGCAGTTGTCTTCGATGCCGGAAAGAGAACATTTAGAACAAAACTGATGAAAAGTTACAAGGCTAACAGGAAGCCAACTCCGGATGAGTTTAAAGTTCAGCTTCCATACATAAAGAGATTTTTAGAGTGTCTGGGAGTAAGGGTTTTAGAAAAGGAGGGTTACGAGGCTGACGACATTATAGGTACTCTTTCAAAAAAGTTTTCAAAGGAGGGAGCTCAGGTAGTAATTGTTACTCCAGACAAGGATATGAGGCAGTTGATAGATGAGAACACCGTTGTAGTAGCAATATCCAACAAAACTGGTAAATCAAAAACTTACGACCTCAAAACATTCAAGGAGGAGTACGGTATAGAGCCTGAGCAGATTCCCGATGTTTTTGGACTTTCTGGAGACACTATAGACAACATTCCAGGAGTTCCAGGAATCGGTGAGAAAACAGCCCTTGACCTCATCAGGAAATTCGGCTCCCTTGAGAACATTTATCAAAATTTAGATAAATTGACTCCAAAGAGGAGGGAGCTCCTTGAGAAGTTCAAGGAGCAGGCATTTTTAAGCAGGGAACTTGCAAGAATAAAGACAGACGTTCCTTTAGACGTCACTATTAAAGACCTTAAATTGGAAAAGCCAAACGGAGACTGTTTGAGGGAGCTCTTATCAGAGCTTGAAATGAGGAGCGTTGCAGTTGAACTTAAAAAGCTCTTTCCAGACCTTGACTTTGGAAAAGAGATTGAGAGAGGGAGGGAGCTCTCGGAAGAGGAGTTGGAAAGGTACTTATCAGTTGGAGATCTCTTTACCAGACCTTCAGTTACGGTAGTTCCAATTGATGGGAAATTCCTAATTTCTACCCCTAAGGGTTTTTTAAAAGTTGATAGAGAAAAAGCCCTTGAAATTGTAAAAAAGTCTGGGAAAATCTTTACCTACAACTTGAAGGAGCTCTACCACAGTTTAGGGGAAGAAATCTCTAAAAGGGATGTTGAAGACCTTTCTCTTCTATACTACTTAAAGAATCCACTTTTGAAAAACTACACACCTGAAACCCTTCTTAAGGAGTTCTTGGAAAGTGTAGACCTTTCGCCGATTGAGGACTATATCCACTATACCTTTAACCTATTTGAAAAGCTCAACAGCGAGGTGAAAAAAAAGGGACTATCTGAAATTTATAAAAAGATGGAACTTCCCCTGTCCTACGTCCTTTACAAAATGGAAAAGAGGGGAGTCCTCTTTGATGTCAGTTACTTGGAAAACCTTGGAGGTGAAATAGTTGATGAGACGGAGAGTTTAAAGGAGAAAATTTACGAAGAGGCCGGAGAGGTTTTTAATATAAACTCCCCGAAACAGCTTTCCTACGTCCTATTTGAAAAATTGAAATTAAAGCCCCTTAAGAAGACAAAGTCTGGTTACTCAACGGACGTTGAAACCCTGACGACTTTAGCCCTTGAAGGAAGCAGAATAGCTGAGTATCTACTTGAATATAGGAAATTAACAAAGCTCTACGGAACTTTTGTTAAGGGAATACTCAAGCACGTTGGAGAGGATGGAAGGGTTCACGGGAAGTTTCTCCAAACGGCAACGGCAACGGGAAGGCTCTCTTCCGTAGAACCTAACCTTCAGAACCTTCCGGCTTTCGATGAGTTTTCAAAGAAAGTGAGACAGGCCGTAACGTCTTCGGAAGGTTATACCCTTGTTTGGGCAGACTACTCTCAAATAGAGCTCAGAATTCTTGCTCACCTCTCCGGAGATGAAAAATTGATAGAGGCTTTTAGAACGGGAAGGGACATACATACAGAAACGGCAAGGTACCTTTTTGGAAAGGAAGAGATAGGCGAAGGAGAGAGGAGGATAGCGAAAACCGTTAACTTTGGAATCATCTACGGCATGAGTCCCCATGGCCTTTCTGAGAGGTTGGGAATACCAATAAAGGAGGCCGAAGAGTACATAGAGAACTACTTCAACCAGTTCCCAAGGGTAAAGGAGTACATAGAGAGGACTCTGAAGGAAGCCTACGAGAAAGGTTACGTGAGGACACTTTTTGGAAGAATTAGACCCCTTCCAGAGTTAAAGGACAGGAGCTACCAGGTAAGGAGCTTTGGAGAGAGAGCTGCCGTAAATGCAATAATTCAGGGGACTGCGGCTGACATAATGAAGCTGGCTATGGTGGAACTTTACAGGAAATTGGAGGAAGAGGACAGTTACTTAATTTTACAGGTTCACGACGAAGTTGTGATTGAGGTTCCCGAGGAAAAAAAGGATAAGGTAGTTCAATTGGTAAAGGAAACTATGGAAAACTGTATAAATCTATCAGTTCCCCTCACGGCAAAGGTAGAATCTGGAAAGAGGTGGAGCTAA
- a CDS encoding HD domain-containing phosphohydrolase, with amino-acid sequence MKLDKYWLLTIISILEFILLPILSYFVTKKSFEGHILNTLIGSAESYVEVSAVSVGSKKRVNELIGILERAPYIEKVYLKQPPSLEGEFLIKKNLIFPDGKKEIYIALDKNFIESKSQLIALKTSLLLLLIIVPGNIVILYFIQKLYLKPLDRIRQDIKKISKGQLNKLPYSKNNDEFDRIRISINNMIEKIEQKNIKEEIISQFIHLLTIGKGFNGEFVSLIKKVLSMAGCDGAIIGIKDFDDSNQVSLRLIITSEGSKVFRKKVDDLEGIEPLLLEANREIETDKENILSSFEREIGIKHVFAIPLSSFSEILGFTIFFKKSKEPLSEENKNFLRNISRSIAISTQIRKLIYNLERKLQEEKELTKGIVESFVRGIEIRDAYTRGHSERVAYYSKRIAEELGLTPKEVEATYIAGLLHDIGKIGIPDSILLKPSKLTDEEYEIIKIHPELSYELLKHIEPLKDSLPGIRYHHERWNGSGYPEGLKENKIPIQARILAIADSFDAMTSNRIYRKGMEKREALKEISSKAGKFYDPDVVNVALRVFMYETPPVTSEEYYLSSELFKTLEERRLDYFLRDHLTGVFSRTALEFAFSVARERFPHLFAFTVDIRKLREINIKEGWKRGDYILKKTVELLNSELQNAVIVRYSGDNFLVFTNKFDSLDSVIRKLEAELQVELTYNVLTQINDIEQLKKELTKLEFET; translated from the coding sequence ATGAAATTGGATAAATACTGGCTACTAACGATAATAAGCATTCTTGAGTTCATTTTACTACCGATTTTATCCTATTTCGTCACAAAGAAATCATTTGAGGGGCACATCCTTAATACCTTAATTGGAAGTGCCGAAAGTTATGTTGAAGTTTCAGCAGTTTCTGTTGGTTCAAAAAAGAGAGTTAACGAACTTATAGGTATTCTTGAGAGAGCTCCCTACATAGAAAAAGTTTATCTTAAACAACCTCCTTCTTTGGAAGGGGAATTTCTTATAAAAAAGAACTTAATTTTCCCCGATGGAAAAAAGGAAATATACATAGCCTTAGATAAAAACTTTATTGAAAGTAAATCTCAATTAATAGCTTTGAAAACATCTTTATTACTACTTTTAATCATAGTTCCTGGTAATATTGTAATCTTATACTTTATTCAAAAGTTATACTTAAAACCTTTAGATAGAATAAGACAGGACATAAAAAAAATTTCCAAAGGTCAGTTAAATAAACTTCCATACTCAAAGAATAACGATGAATTTGACCGTATTAGAATCAGTATTAATAATATGATTGAGAAAATTGAGCAAAAGAATATAAAAGAGGAGATAATATCTCAATTCATACATTTGTTAACAATAGGCAAGGGATTTAACGGAGAGTTCGTATCGTTAATTAAAAAGGTTCTTTCAATGGCTGGGTGTGATGGAGCTATTATAGGAATAAAAGATTTTGATGATTCAAATCAAGTAAGCTTGAGATTGATTATTACAAGTGAAGGGTCAAAAGTTTTTAGAAAAAAAGTAGACGATTTGGAAGGTATAGAACCTCTTCTTCTTGAAGCAAACAGAGAAATAGAAACAGATAAAGAAAATATTTTATCATCTTTTGAAAGGGAAATAGGAATAAAACATGTCTTTGCCATACCACTATCATCTTTTTCTGAAATTTTAGGCTTTACCATTTTCTTTAAGAAGTCAAAAGAACCTTTATCTGAGGAAAATAAAAATTTTTTAAGAAACATTTCTCGTTCTATAGCTATATCTACCCAAATTAGAAAGTTAATTTATAACTTAGAGAGAAAACTCCAAGAGGAAAAAGAACTAACCAAGGGAATTGTTGAGAGCTTTGTACGAGGAATTGAAATAAGGGACGCCTATACAAGAGGACATTCAGAGAGAGTTGCTTACTACTCAAAGAGAATAGCAGAAGAGTTGGGACTTACTCCAAAAGAGGTAGAAGCTACGTATATAGCGGGACTTTTACACGACATTGGAAAAATAGGAATACCGGACAGTATACTTTTAAAACCTTCAAAGTTAACAGATGAAGAGTACGAAATTATCAAAATCCATCCGGAGTTAAGCTATGAATTACTTAAGCATATAGAGCCCTTAAAGGATTCGCTTCCCGGTATTAGATATCACCATGAAAGGTGGAATGGTTCCGGATATCCTGAAGGGCTTAAAGAAAACAAGATACCCATTCAAGCGAGAATTCTAGCTATTGCAGACTCTTTTGATGCTATGACAAGCAACAGAATATACAGAAAAGGAATGGAGAAGAGAGAGGCCTTAAAAGAAATTTCTTCAAAAGCTGGGAAATTCTACGACCCCGATGTTGTAAACGTTGCTTTAAGGGTTTTCATGTACGAGACCCCTCCTGTCACTTCAGAGGAGTATTACCTGTCCTCGGAACTTTTCAAAACTTTAGAGGAAAGAAGACTCGACTACTTTTTAAGGGACCATTTAACCGGAGTATTTAGTAGAACCGCTTTAGAGTTTGCATTCTCTGTTGCAAGGGAAAGGTTTCCTCATCTGTTTGCCTTTACAGTAGATATTAGAAAGTTAAGAGAAATTAACATCAAAGAGGGTTGGAAAAGAGGAGATTACATTCTTAAAAAGACGGTAGAGCTGCTGAACTCTGAACTTCAGAATGCTGTTATTGTGAGATACTCAGGAGACAATTTCCTTGTATTTACAAATAAATTTGATTCACTCGATAGTGTAATAAGGAAGTTGGAAGCCGAACTTCAAGTAGAACTTACCTATAACGTCCTAACCCAGATAAATGATATTGAGCAGTTAAAGAAGGAGTTAACTAAGCTGGAGTTTGAAACCTAA
- the sucC gene encoding ADP-forming succinate--CoA ligase subunit beta has protein sequence MKIHEYQAKEIFKKYGLPIPRGIVAHNAHEAECAAKELGTPVVVVKAQVHAGGRGKAGGVKLAKSPEEAGEIAAQMIGSRLKTYQNPEGLPINCVLIEEGVNIDKEFYVGLTLDREVSKPVFMVSAAGGMEIEEIAKTNPELIIKEHVDPAIGLLPYQARKIAFKIGLTDRKLISQFVKILMTLSNMYFELDASLIEINPLVKTKEDSFVCLDAKIDFDDNALFRHPDVQELEDVTQIDPLELEAKKWDLNYVKLDGNIGCMVNGAGLAMATMDTIKFYGGEPANFLDVGGTATVERVAAAFKLLLSDPKVKAIFVNIFGGIVRCDRIAGGIIEAAKQVELDRPLIVRLEGTNVELGRKMLEESGLNIIPAKDMADGAQKAVKAAKGEL, from the coding sequence ATGAAAATCCATGAGTATCAGGCAAAGGAGATTTTTAAGAAGTACGGTTTACCAATTCCAAGAGGAATAGTTGCCCACAATGCTCATGAAGCGGAGTGTGCTGCAAAGGAACTTGGAACACCAGTTGTAGTAGTAAAGGCTCAGGTTCATGCCGGTGGAAGGGGAAAAGCTGGAGGAGTTAAGCTTGCAAAGTCTCCTGAAGAAGCCGGAGAAATTGCAGCTCAAATGATTGGGAGTAGACTTAAAACCTACCAGAACCCTGAAGGCCTTCCCATAAACTGCGTCCTTATAGAGGAAGGAGTAAACATTGATAAGGAGTTTTACGTAGGGTTAACTCTGGATAGAGAAGTTTCTAAACCTGTTTTCATGGTTTCAGCTGCTGGTGGTATGGAAATTGAGGAGATAGCAAAGACAAATCCTGAATTGATAATAAAGGAGCACGTTGACCCCGCAATAGGTCTCCTACCGTATCAGGCGAGAAAGATTGCATTTAAAATAGGATTGACAGATAGAAAATTGATAAGTCAATTTGTAAAAATCCTTATGACCCTTTCAAATATGTACTTTGAGTTGGATGCCTCTTTGATTGAAATAAATCCCCTTGTTAAAACAAAAGAGGATTCTTTTGTTTGCTTAGATGCCAAAATAGACTTTGACGATAATGCTCTATTTAGACATCCCGATGTTCAGGAACTTGAGGATGTAACTCAGATAGACCCGTTGGAGCTTGAAGCTAAAAAATGGGATTTGAACTATGTAAAGTTGGATGGAAACATAGGATGTATGGTTAACGGTGCCGGTCTTGCAATGGCAACCATGGACACAATTAAGTTCTACGGCGGAGAGCCGGCAAACTTCTTGGATGTTGGGGGAACTGCAACTGTAGAGAGAGTCGCAGCTGCATTTAAACTCCTCCTTTCAGACCCTAAAGTAAAGGCAATCTTTGTAAACATATTCGGTGGAATTGTTAGGTGCGATAGAATTGCTGGAGGAATCATAGAGGCCGCAAAACAGGTGGAGTTGGATAGGCCTCTAATCGTAAGACTTGAGGGAACAAACGTTGAGTTAGGTAGAAAGATGCTTGAAGAGAGTGGACTCAACATCATCCCTGCAAAGGATATGGCCGACGGTGCTCAAAAAGCTGTAAAAGCTGCAAAAGGAGAACTATAA
- the sucD gene encoding succinate--CoA ligase subunit alpha, translating to MSVLVDKNTKVVVQGLTGKEGSFHAKQCLEYGTKIVAGVTPGKGGMNWSDDEGKFIVPVFNTVEEAVKETGANASLIFVPPAFAADAIMEAADAGIKLIVCITEGIPVNDMVKVKRALQGTGVRYIGPNCPGIITPEECKMGIMPGHIFKKGRVGIVSRSGTLTYEAAYQLTTRGIGQSTVIGIGGDPVPGTTHREAVEMFNNDPDTDAIVLIGEIGGTMEEEAAEYIKEKVEKPVVAYIAGVTAPPGRRMGHAGAIITGGKGDAKSKMEALREAGAYVCNTPAEIGEMMERALKERGII from the coding sequence ATGAGCGTTTTAGTAGATAAAAATACCAAAGTTGTTGTTCAGGGATTAACAGGAAAAGAGGGGTCCTTCCATGCAAAGCAGTGTTTGGAGTACGGAACAAAAATAGTTGCTGGAGTTACTCCTGGAAAGGGAGGAATGAACTGGAGCGATGATGAGGGGAAGTTTATCGTTCCTGTTTTTAACACCGTTGAGGAGGCGGTAAAGGAGACAGGAGCCAATGCTTCTCTAATATTTGTTCCACCGGCCTTTGCTGCAGATGCCATTATGGAGGCAGCTGATGCAGGAATAAAACTTATTGTTTGTATTACTGAGGGAATACCTGTAAACGATATGGTAAAGGTAAAGAGAGCTCTCCAGGGAACAGGAGTGAGGTATATAGGGCCAAACTGTCCTGGGATTATAACTCCAGAAGAGTGTAAAATGGGAATTATGCCCGGTCACATATTTAAAAAGGGAAGAGTCGGAATAGTATCCCGTTCTGGTACATTAACATACGAAGCGGCATATCAATTGACAACGAGGGGAATTGGACAGTCAACGGTCATCGGAATCGGCGGAGACCCCGTACCGGGAACAACCCACAGGGAAGCTGTAGAAATGTTTAACAACGACCCAGATACGGATGCGATTGTTCTAATCGGAGAGATTGGTGGAACCATGGAGGAGGAAGCTGCTGAGTACATAAAGGAAAAGGTTGAAAAGCCTGTTGTTGCTTACATTGCTGGAGTTACAGCTCCTCCGGGTAGGAGAATGGGACACGCAGGAGCAATCATTACCGGAGGGAAGGGAGACGCCAAGAGCAAAATGGAAGCACTAAGGGAAGCAGGTGCCTACGTCTGTAACACTCCTGCTGAAATTGGCGAAATGATGGAGAGAGCTCTAAAGGAGAGAGGAATTATCTAA
- a CDS encoding 4Fe-4S binding protein: MAAKGVVVVREDWCKGCNICASVCPTKVLELDKVRAIMTVAHPEKCIGCKQCEMICPDFCIYVFTPEEYEEVANA, translated from the coding sequence ATGGCTGCAAAGGGTGTAGTTGTTGTTAGAGAGGATTGGTGCAAAGGGTGCAACATCTGTGCTTCAGTTTGTCCAACAAAGGTTTTAGAGCTTGACAAGGTTAGGGCAATAATGACAGTTGCCCATCCTGAAAAGTGTATTGGCTGTAAGCAGTGTGAAATGATATGTCCAGACTTCTGTATCTACGTTTTTACTCCAGAAGAGTACGAAGAAGTAGCAAACGCTTAA
- a CDS encoding 2-oxoacid:acceptor oxidoreductase subunit alpha, which translates to MAKLELKYGNHACAEAAILAGCRFYAGYPITPSSEIAERMAELLPKYGGAFIQMEDEIASMAAIVGASFAGAKAMTATSGPGFSLKQENLGYAFMTEAPCVVVNVQRGGPSTGLPTQIGQQEIMQSLWGTHGDKLIPVFYPGNVQEIMEETIRAFNWAERLRTPVVLLLDEVLGHMRETVDMELFTPDKVEIWNRKMPEVPPEEYLPYKPGEDDVPAIAPYGTPGYRGHATGLHHDYTGFPTTNPEMCEELIERLIRKVKRNQPEMEKNEEYKLDDAEFAIVAFGTTARAAKTAVDIAREKGIKVGLLRVVTIWPSPEETLNKLAKQVNAILVPELNMGQYVLEVERCSKGEAPVYRLNRANGKVIFPSEIVERIEEIAKAKV; encoded by the coding sequence ATGGCTAAGCTTGAACTAAAGTATGGAAACCACGCCTGTGCAGAGGCTGCAATTTTAGCAGGTTGCAGATTTTACGCCGGCTATCCCATTACTCCATCCTCAGAGATTGCAGAGAGGATGGCAGAGCTCCTTCCAAAATACGGAGGAGCCTTTATCCAGATGGAGGATGAGATTGCCTCAATGGCAGCAATTGTCGGAGCATCATTTGCAGGTGCGAAAGCAATGACGGCAACCTCCGGACCGGGCTTTTCACTGAAGCAGGAGAACTTAGGTTATGCATTTATGACAGAAGCTCCCTGTGTAGTTGTTAACGTCCAAAGGGGAGGCCCATCAACAGGTCTTCCAACACAGATTGGACAGCAGGAGATTATGCAGTCCCTATGGGGAACCCACGGCGACAAACTCATTCCGGTCTTCTATCCGGGGAACGTTCAGGAGATTATGGAGGAAACAATCAGAGCCTTCAACTGGGCCGAGAGGTTAAGGACTCCTGTTGTTCTCCTCCTCGATGAGGTCTTAGGCCACATGAGGGAAACTGTGGATATGGAGCTCTTTACTCCCGATAAAGTAGAAATCTGGAACAGAAAGATGCCCGAAGTTCCTCCCGAGGAATACCTTCCTTACAAACCTGGAGAGGACGATGTTCCTGCAATTGCTCCCTACGGGACACCAGGTTACAGGGGACATGCAACGGGACTTCACCACGACTATACAGGTTTTCCAACAACAAACCCGGAAATGTGTGAGGAGCTCATAGAGAGACTCATCAGAAAGGTCAAGAGAAATCAGCCCGAAATGGAGAAAAACGAAGAGTATAAGTTGGACGATGCCGAATTTGCAATTGTTGCCTTCGGAACAACGGCAAGGGCAGCCAAAACAGCTGTAGACATTGCAAGGGAAAAGGGAATTAAAGTTGGACTCTTAAGGGTTGTAACAATATGGCCATCCCCTGAGGAAACACTAAACAAGCTTGCAAAACAGGTCAATGCAATACTCGTTCCGGAGCTCAACATGGGACAGTACGTATTAGAGGTTGAAAGGTGTTCCAAGGGAGAAGCTCCTGTTTACAGGCTAAACAGGGCAAACGGAAAGGTTATCTTCCCTTCAGAGATTGTTGAAAGGATAGAGGAAATAGCAAAAGCTAAAGTTTAA
- a CDS encoding thiamine pyrophosphate-dependent enzyme: MAVSFEKIIEKKESYFKYLRLDKLPTIWCPGCGIGQALKATCMALYDLGIDNDQVSMVSGIGCSSRTPGYFDGFTLHTTHGRALAFATGLKLYKPELTTIVFTGDGDCFAIGGNHFIHAARRNIDITVVMINNWIYGMTHGQVSPTTPTGAQTTTTPGGNYEPNFDVAELAKAAGATYVARGTAYHVTELKKLIQDGIKHKGFSFIEVLSPCTIIYGRKNRMTFEEMYMWLKENTIPLKAWEKLPEEKRAGKLPRGVLYHDDSRPEYTEVYWNRVKQLSGGEK, encoded by the coding sequence ATGGCTGTTTCATTTGAAAAGATAATTGAGAAGAAGGAGTCCTACTTTAAATACTTGAGGCTTGATAAGCTCCCCACTATCTGGTGTCCAGGGTGTGGAATAGGACAGGCCTTAAAGGCAACCTGTATGGCCCTCTACGACTTAGGAATAGACAACGACCAGGTTTCAATGGTATCAGGAATCGGGTGTTCATCAAGAACTCCAGGTTACTTTGACGGTTTCACACTCCATACAACCCACGGTAGAGCTCTCGCCTTTGCAACTGGATTGAAGCTCTACAAACCTGAGCTAACAACAATCGTATTTACAGGTGACGGAGACTGTTTTGCCATTGGTGGTAACCACTTTATCCATGCTGCCCGTAGAAACATAGATATTACAGTTGTAATGATTAACAACTGGATTTATGGTATGACCCACGGACAGGTATCACCAACAACACCAACGGGAGCTCAAACAACAACAACTCCCGGCGGTAACTACGAGCCGAACTTTGACGTTGCAGAGCTTGCAAAGGCTGCCGGTGCAACTTACGTAGCAAGGGGAACGGCTTACCACGTTACAGAGCTTAAAAAACTGATTCAGGACGGTATAAAACACAAGGGATTTTCGTTCATTGAGGTCCTTTCACCCTGTACGATAATTTACGGTAGAAAGAACAGAATGACATTTGAAGAGATGTACATGTGGTTGAAGGAAAACACCATACCCCTTAAGGCCTGGGAGAAACTTCCTGAGGAGAAGAGGGCAGGAAAACTTCCAAGGGGAGTTCTCTACCATGATGACTCAAGGCCTGAGTATACAGAGGTTTACTGGAACAGGGTAAAGCAGCTTTCTGGAGGTGAAAAATGA
- a CDS encoding 2-oxoacid:acceptor oxidoreductase family protein yields the protein MRYEVRVIGSAGQGSILAAVVLATAAAEEGLWATQTAAYGAAMRSGTSLGDVVISDQQIDFPQATELDAVIIQSQEAYDEMVKGKPIRLDPECSEGSADILANVKPGALVIVDEDLVQCDLDCNLYRVVSAPIARTAAEVLGRRQVMNIVALGVFQVATSLQFDGKPLISEESFLKAIEKSVPKRFIDLNKTAFQEGVKIGKAALERV from the coding sequence ATGAGATACGAAGTTAGGGTTATAGGTTCTGCTGGTCAGGGTTCCATTCTGGCTGCCGTTGTTCTTGCAACAGCAGCAGCCGAAGAGGGGCTCTGGGCTACCCAAACGGCAGCTTACGGTGCTGCTATGAGAAGCGGAACATCCTTAGGTGACGTTGTTATATCCGACCAGCAGATAGACTTTCCCCAGGCTACAGAGCTTGATGCAGTTATTATTCAATCACAAGAGGCATACGACGAGATGGTAAAGGGTAAACCTATAAGATTAGACCCTGAGTGTAGTGAGGGCTCTGCAGATATACTTGCAAATGTGAAGCCGGGAGCTCTCGTAATTGTTGATGAGGACTTGGTTCAGTGTGATCTTGACTGTAACCTCTACAGGGTTGTTTCTGCCCCAATTGCAAGAACTGCTGCAGAGGTTCTCGGAAGGCGTCAGGTTATGAACATCGTTGCTCTTGGTGTTTTTCAGGTTGCAACGTCACTCCAGTTTGATGGAAAACCCCTCATATCCGAGGAGTCCTTCCTGAAGGCAATTGAGAAGAGCGTTCCAAAGAGGTTTATTGACCTTAACAAAACGGCATTCCAAGAAGGGGTTAAAATAGGAAAGGCTGCTTTAGAAAGAGTTTAG
- the paaI gene encoding hydroxyphenylacetyl-CoA thioesterase PaaI — protein MSPREIASFMEKNDKIAKNFNMKVTHVEEGKATVEMVVSKEMLNAAGVCQGGAIFSLADFAFAVASNSYGNVALAVQANIYFLNPAFEGEKLTALAYEKERKKKTGLYCVEVKKEDGTLVALFTGQVVIKESKIVV, from the coding sequence ATGTCGCCGAGAGAAATAGCCTCATTTATGGAGAAAAATGACAAGATAGCCAAGAACTTTAACATGAAGGTTACTCATGTAGAGGAGGGGAAAGCAACTGTTGAAATGGTAGTAAGTAAGGAAATGCTGAATGCAGCGGGAGTTTGTCAGGGAGGAGCAATCTTTTCATTGGCAGACTTTGCCTTTGCAGTTGCATCGAACAGCTACGGAAATGTAGCCTTAGCGGTTCAAGCAAACATCTACTTCTTAAATCCTGCCTTTGAGGGTGAAAAGCTAACGGCCCTTGCCTACGAAAAGGAGAGAAAGAAAAAGACGGGACTCTACTGTGTAGAGGTCAAAAAGGAAGATGGAACCTTGGTTGCACTATTTACAGGACAGGTTGTCATTAAGGAAAGTAAAATAGTTGTATAA
- a CDS encoding deoxycytidylate deaminase: MSRPSWDQYFMSIAQMVSTRSTCLRRKVGAVLVKDKRIISTGYNGPPSGLKHPEEVGCLREKLGVPSGERHELCRGLHAEQNAIIQAALHGVSTKGSVLYCTHCPCSLCVKMLINAGIVKVIYREGYPDWLAKEIAKEAGLPLIQFEDK; this comes from the coding sequence TTGTCAAGACCATCCTGGGACCAGTACTTTATGTCCATTGCCCAGATGGTCTCAACGAGGTCAACCTGCCTCAGAAGAAAGGTTGGAGCGGTTTTAGTAAAAGATAAAAGAATAATATCAACGGGGTACAACGGCCCCCCTTCAGGTTTAAAACACCCTGAGGAAGTTGGTTGTTTAAGGGAAAAATTAGGAGTTCCAAGTGGAGAGAGGCACGAGCTCTGCAGGGGACTCCATGCAGAGCAGAATGCAATAATACAGGCAGCTCTCCACGGAGTTTCAACGAAGGGTTCCGTTTTGTACTGTACTCACTGTCCATGCTCCCTCTGTGTAAAAATGTTAATAAATGCAGGGATTGTTAAGGTCATTTACAGGGAGGGATATCCCGACTGGCTTGCAAAGGAAATAGCAAAGGAAGCTGGTCTTCCACTCATCCAATTTGAGGATAAATAA